Proteins encoded in a region of the Anaerobranca gottschalkii DSM 13577 genome:
- a CDS encoding TatD family hydrolase — translation MYIDSHCHLDNPKLKKTVGEIVRESEENGVIALINSGYDLPSSVRGVEIATKYSSVFTTVGIHPHDAQGVPKDYLMKLEELTSKPKVVALGEMGLDYYYEFSPKEIQKEIFCQQLELAFSLKKPFVIHQRDAMGDMLEILKKFPNPQYQGVFHCYSGSLEVGKELVKMGYMLSIAGPVTFKNAKKTVEVVKEIPLEYLLVETDCPYLTPEPLRGKVNYPYYVKFVIDKIGEIKGITSEEVAYNTTKNSINFFKLSIEF, via the coding sequence TTGTATATAGATAGTCATTGCCATTTAGATAACCCTAAGCTTAAAAAAACTGTGGGAGAAATTGTTAGGGAAAGTGAAGAAAATGGAGTCATAGCCTTAATTAATTCAGGCTATGATCTCCCTTCATCAGTAAGGGGAGTAGAAATAGCCACAAAATATTCATCTGTTTTTACTACTGTAGGGATACATCCCCATGATGCTCAGGGAGTTCCTAAAGATTACTTGATGAAGTTAGAAGAGTTAACCTCCAAACCAAAAGTAGTTGCTTTAGGGGAAATGGGTTTAGATTACTATTATGAATTTTCGCCTAAAGAAATACAAAAAGAGATCTTTTGCCAGCAGTTAGAATTAGCTTTTTCATTAAAAAAACCATTTGTTATTCATCAAAGGGATGCCATGGGTGATATGCTGGAAATTTTAAAAAAATTTCCTAACCCTCAATACCAAGGGGTATTTCATTGTTATTCAGGTAGTTTAGAAGTGGGAAAAGAGTTGGTGAAAATGGGGTACATGTTATCCATAGCTGGCCCTGTAACTTTTAAAAATGCCAAAAAAACGGTGGAAGTGGTAAAAGAGATTCCATTGGAATATTTATTAGTAGAAACAGATTGTCCTTACTTAACACCTGAACCGTTGAGGGGAAAGGTAAATTATCCTTATTATGTAAAGTTTGTTATTGATAAAATAGGGGAAATTAAAGGAATCACTTCTGAAGAGGTTGCATATAACACTACAAAAAACAGTATAAATTTCTTTAAATTAAGTATAGAATTTTAA